A window from Flavobacterium sp. 83 encodes these proteins:
- a CDS encoding TonB-dependent receptor, whose translation MRINFQNKIIISLLLVVSQFSFAQKKEQIGTETVNVVKPYTPTISDAFKVKEMPMLEEEGNAKKETIKYTIFSFPVASTFTPSKGKAEGVEKEKQEHLFKNYATFGVGNYGTFIGELFVNHDLNSTDYVGGMFRHHSSQGGIKNVMLDDRFYDTAIDLMYGSNQKEVSWNLDLGYQNQIYNWYGLPAGFGSALTPQDRGILINGINPQQTYNTISLGGKIDFNESILNKMSVKFNHFSDVYGSSENRFYVKPTVQFDVMESAVKTDMIVDYVGGSFKKDYSNTNTQPVKYGFTNFGVAPSFVMQKEDWTLNIGAAVFYSLDNQNSNNKFLVYPRFNASYKVVGDLMIFYAGAEGNLEQNSYMDFVNANPFLSPTLNIAPTDKQYDVFAGLKGKLTNNVSYNIKGSYVNERNKALFKSNDYNENAGNQDYAFGNSFQVVYDDMRTLSFYGELKADFSSTVSFGINGTFNSYTNDFQSEAWNLPTVKLNSNINFNITPKWFAGANVFYVGERKDQKLNTDVVYVVQPGPFTLPSYFDVNANVGFKYSDRLTAFLKANNITNKAYEKWLSYPVQGFQIILGANYKFDF comes from the coding sequence ATGAGAATCAATTTCCAAAATAAAATAATTATTAGTCTGCTACTTGTAGTGTCTCAATTTTCGTTTGCACAAAAGAAAGAACAAATAGGAACCGAAACGGTAAATGTTGTGAAACCTTATACACCAACAATTTCGGATGCTTTCAAAGTAAAAGAAATGCCTATGCTTGAAGAGGAAGGAAATGCAAAAAAAGAAACGATTAAATACACCATTTTCTCTTTTCCGGTAGCATCTACTTTTACTCCGTCTAAAGGAAAAGCAGAAGGAGTAGAGAAAGAAAAACAGGAACATTTATTTAAAAATTATGCCACTTTTGGTGTAGGGAATTACGGAACTTTCATAGGGGAATTATTTGTAAATCATGATCTAAATAGTACGGATTATGTTGGCGGAATGTTTCGTCATCATTCGTCACAAGGCGGTATTAAAAATGTTATGTTAGATGATCGTTTTTATGATACTGCGATTGATTTAATGTATGGATCAAATCAAAAAGAGGTATCATGGAATCTAGATTTGGGTTATCAAAATCAGATTTACAATTGGTACGGATTGCCTGCCGGTTTTGGTAGTGCTTTGACACCTCAGGATAGAGGGATTTTAATTAATGGAATCAATCCGCAACAAACGTATAATACAATCTCACTTGGAGGAAAAATAGATTTTAACGAGAGTATTTTAAATAAAATGAGTGTTAAATTCAATCACTTTTCGGATGTTTATGGATCTTCTGAAAATAGATTTTATGTAAAGCCAACAGTGCAGTTTGATGTAATGGAAAGCGCTGTAAAAACAGATATGATTGTTGATTATGTTGGTGGAAGCTTCAAGAAAGATTACTCAAATACGAACACACAACCTGTGAAATATGGTTTTACTAATTTTGGTGTTGCACCAAGTTTTGTAATGCAAAAAGAGGATTGGACGTTGAATATTGGAGCGGCTGTATTTTATAGTTTGGACAACCAAAACAGCAATAATAAGTTTTTAGTTTATCCAAGATTCAATGCTTCTTATAAAGTAGTTGGCGACTTAATGATTTTCTACGCGGGAGCCGAAGGAAACTTGGAGCAAAACTCTTATATGGATTTTGTCAATGCAAATCCGTTTCTGTCTCCTACATTGAATATTGCACCAACGGACAAGCAATATGATGTTTTTGCAGGATTAAAAGGGAAACTAACTAACAATGTGAGTTATAATATTAAAGGGTCGTATGTGAATGAAAGAAATAAAGCGTTGTTTAAAAGCAATGATTATAATGAAAATGCTGGAAATCAGGACTACGCTTTTGGAAATTCTTTTCAAGTAGTTTATGACGATATGCGAACACTGAGTTTTTATGGAGAATTAAAAGCTGATTTTTCTTCTACTGTATCTTTTGGAATCAATGGAACTTTTAATAGTTATACGAATGATTTTCAAAGTGAAGCTTGGAATTTACCAACTGTAAAATTAAATTCAAATATTAATTTTAATATTACCCCAAAATGGTTCGCTGGCGCAAATGTGTTTTATGTAGGCGAGCGTAAAGATCAAAAGCTAAATACTGATGTTGTATATGTAGTTCAGCCGGGTCCTTTTACTTTGCCTTCCTATTTTGATGTGAATGCAAATGTTGGATTCAAATACAGCGACCGATTGACTGCCTTTTTAAAAGCCAATAATATTACCAATAAAGCCTACGAAAAATGGTTGAGTTATCCGGTTCAAGGTTTTCAAATAATTTTAGGAGCGAACTATAAATTTGATTTTTAG